Proteins encoded by one window of Brevibacterium atlanticum:
- a CDS encoding ROK family protein — protein MTTSAEIMRVAGALSLGFGPVALAVDVGGTGLKAGLFDSDGSIIDARTAPTPVAASAGTVPVRAPGKTTPKSDPTNATDTPAPETAIVEAVAALRDNLAATHPELEVGAAAVVVPGIVEEDAGIAVYSANLGWRNAPMADLLERRLGCKIVFGHDVRAAGLAEFAAASSIPDDAALITIGTGIAGAVQVHGRMVSAGGYAGELGFLEVAVDTAEGRFRGPVEHIASAAAIARRYAKRSGRDAAGAREVLEAMRSGDAIAAEVFAEAADALGAMCAQLVTITAPSAIVLGGGLSGADELIPAVAAAMRARLSFHREPEIRAAGLGAVAGLIGAGLLTRRRYIHQRADGSPQADVSPQAGRSFRADGSPLTNEDRR, from the coding sequence ATGACCACCAGCGCCGAGATCATGCGCGTGGCCGGAGCCCTCAGCCTCGGTTTCGGCCCCGTGGCGCTGGCCGTCGATGTCGGCGGCACTGGACTCAAGGCGGGGCTGTTCGACTCGGACGGCAGCATCATCGACGCCCGCACCGCACCCACGCCCGTGGCTGCCTCCGCGGGGACTGTCCCGGTGCGAGCCCCAGGGAAGACCACGCCGAAGTCTGACCCAACGAACGCCACCGACACTCCCGCCCCGGAGACGGCGATCGTCGAGGCGGTGGCGGCACTGCGCGACAACCTCGCGGCAACTCATCCCGAACTCGAGGTCGGGGCGGCCGCCGTGGTCGTGCCGGGTATCGTCGAGGAGGACGCCGGAATCGCAGTGTACTCGGCCAATCTCGGCTGGCGGAATGCTCCCATGGCGGACCTGCTCGAGCGGCGCCTCGGCTGCAAGATCGTGTTCGGTCATGATGTGCGCGCGGCGGGTCTGGCGGAGTTCGCGGCGGCTTCCTCGATTCCGGATGACGCCGCGCTCATCACCATCGGCACCGGGATCGCCGGTGCCGTTCAGGTCCATGGTCGGATGGTTTCGGCCGGGGGTTATGCCGGTGAACTCGGCTTCCTCGAGGTCGCTGTCGACACTGCGGAGGGTCGGTTCCGAGGGCCCGTCGAGCATATCGCCTCGGCGGCCGCGATCGCCCGTCGGTACGCGAAGCGCAGCGGCAGGGACGCGGCCGGAGCGCGAGAAGTGCTCGAAGCGATGCGGTCCGGCGACGCGATCGCTGCGGAGGTGTTCGCCGAGGCGGCCGATGCCCTCGGCGCCATGTGCGCACAGCTCGTGACGATCACCGCTCCGTCCGCGATCGTCCTCGGGGGAGGGCTGAGCGGTGCCGATGAGCTCATCCCTGCGGTGGCGGCTGCGATGCGCGCGAGGTTGAGCTTCCACCGCGAACCGGAGATCCGTGCGGCCGGTCTCGGAGCGGTCGCGGGACTCATCGGAGCCGGTCTGCTCACCAGGCGCCGATACATTCACCAGCGGGCCGACGGCTCACCTCAGGCTGACGTTTCACCTCAGGCTGGCCGCTCATTTCGGGCTGACGGCTCACCTCTGACCAACGAGGACCGACGATGA
- a CDS encoding response regulator transcription factor, translating to MTTDNHNEPQPLVLVADDEPDVLGAVVPFLERSGFRVLPASDGLLALDEIHRHKPDVCVLDVLMPGADGRQVLRRLRQEENWVPVLLLTQVGEGVERAMALEEGADDYLNKPFDPHELVARIRAVLRRTRNDGPPLATAPVLVSSFGLRVDRVGRRAWLGQRELVITPKGFTLLEYLMVHKEELIERSRLLEVLWGFEEAVGTRAVDSRVAELRRVLGEDAAEPRWIATVQGRGYRFVGEVRGEDGQRHV from the coding sequence ATGACGACTGACAATCACAACGAGCCCCAACCACTCGTCTTAGTCGCCGATGATGAGCCCGATGTCCTCGGGGCGGTGGTGCCCTTCCTCGAACGTTCAGGTTTCCGGGTCCTGCCCGCCAGTGACGGACTGCTGGCCCTCGACGAGATCCACCGGCACAAACCCGATGTCTGCGTGCTCGATGTGCTCATGCCCGGAGCCGACGGTCGGCAGGTGCTCAGGCGCCTGCGGCAGGAGGAGAACTGGGTGCCGGTGCTGCTGCTGACCCAGGTCGGTGAGGGCGTCGAGCGGGCGATGGCGCTCGAAGAGGGCGCCGACGACTATCTCAACAAACCCTTCGATCCGCACGAGCTCGTCGCTCGCATCCGCGCAGTGCTCAGACGCACCCGCAATGACGGGCCTCCGTTGGCGACTGCTCCAGTGCTGGTTTCGAGCTTCGGGCTGCGCGTTGACCGCGTCGGCCGGAGGGCGTGGCTGGGGCAGCGCGAACTCGTCATCACTCCCAAGGGCTTCACTCTGCTCGAGTACCTCATGGTGCACAAGGAGGAGCTCATCGAACGGTCTCGTCTGCTCGAGGTCCTGTGGGGCTTCGAGGAGGCTGTGGGCACTCGCGCCGTCGATTCCCGGGTCGCGGAGCTGCGACGGGTGCTCGGCGAGGACGCTGCCGAACCGCGGTGGATCGCCACCGTGCAGGGCCGCGGCTACCGCTTCGTCGGCGAGGTCCGCGGCGAGGACGGCCAGAGGCACGTATGA
- a CDS encoding 1-phosphofructokinase family hexose kinase, with amino-acid sequence MTGGTANSAPQAVTLTLSPARDLTIDVDTIELGTSHRVAQAGSRLGGKGINVARVLAALGRSVYVQGPVNAADWPEDTGSDDGLLWDLTPTPAQLRRSYAIVESDGRATLFNEHASEHPAEVWAQIEEKLRLRLVEPQVRALAISGSTPKDLPEGLIGRVVSAAHAAGVIVVVDTSGPALITAAAAGADWLKPNVDELAEIAAGAAGRAVAGPEGAGARALIAAGAGAVLVSRGEEGMVLIDRTGERSAARLDEPVRGNPTGAGDAVVAALLSRLTARPDSGPDEATLLRKSDASSAPDVEPTLSDAEVDTVLPDTEVEAILTDAVAVSAAAVLMPQAGAIHPSWKTLRDHVQITSPTARTAHVAPTAHAVPTVLPRPAAPAAPTPSPVAPVTDATKTAATDSADHLGE; translated from the coding sequence ATGACCGGCGGTACGGCGAACAGCGCGCCGCAGGCGGTCACCCTCACACTCAGCCCTGCCCGTGACCTCACCATCGATGTGGACACGATCGAGCTCGGCACCTCGCATCGGGTGGCGCAGGCCGGCAGCCGCCTCGGCGGGAAGGGGATCAACGTCGCGCGAGTCCTCGCCGCGCTCGGTCGGTCCGTGTACGTGCAGGGGCCGGTGAATGCCGCGGACTGGCCGGAAGACACGGGATCGGACGACGGATTGCTGTGGGACCTGACTCCCACGCCGGCACAGCTGCGCCGCAGCTACGCGATCGTCGAGAGCGACGGCCGGGCCACCCTGTTCAACGAGCACGCCTCCGAACACCCGGCCGAGGTGTGGGCCCAGATCGAGGAGAAGCTGCGGCTGCGCCTTGTCGAACCGCAGGTGAGGGCACTGGCGATCTCGGGGTCGACTCCGAAGGATCTGCCGGAGGGACTCATCGGCCGAGTCGTCTCCGCCGCGCACGCGGCCGGAGTCATCGTCGTCGTCGACACGTCAGGTCCGGCGTTGATCACTGCGGCAGCGGCCGGGGCCGACTGGCTCAAACCCAATGTCGACGAACTCGCCGAGATCGCTGCCGGCGCTGCGGGAAGGGCTGTCGCCGGACCTGAAGGTGCGGGAGCCCGTGCCCTCATCGCGGCAGGGGCGGGCGCCGTGCTCGTCTCCCGCGGCGAGGAAGGTATGGTGCTCATCGACCGTACCGGAGAACGGTCGGCGGCGAGACTCGACGAACCGGTGCGGGGGAATCCGACGGGCGCCGGCGATGCCGTGGTCGCGGCACTGCTCAGCCGACTGACCGCACGTCCAGACTCTGGGCCGGACGAAGCCACACTCCTCCGGAAGAGCGACGCCTCGTCGGCGCCCGACGTCGAGCCAACGCTCTCCGACGCCGAGGTCGACACGGTCCTTCCCGACACCGAGGTCGAGGCCATCCTCACCGACGCCGTCGCGGTCTCGGCGGCTGCGGTTCTCATGCCGCAGGCGGGAGCGATCCACCCGAGCTGGAAGACGCTGCGCGATCACGTGCAGATCACGTCACCCACCGCCCGGACAGCGCACGTCGCCCCGACAGCGCACGCCGTCCCAACCGTGTTGCCCCGGCCGGCAGCACCCGCCGCCCCGACCCCGTCACCCGTCGCACCCGTTACCGACGCCACCAAAACCGCCGCCACCGATTCCGCCGACCACCTCGGAGAATGA
- a CDS encoding sensor histidine kinase, whose amino-acid sequence MTNFLVVEIQVWLFLLLIVLVLAGLAVGAWFGWRYLKKREAALRESIETAAAEDSMTKRNRMLIRLDHELKNPLTALRTSAASIREVVRDGGTLSEVEPAAKQVDVSSRRVARLLADLRKLADVETRIIEYARVDLDALIHQAVEDASTAPGAEDRMIVATVARAPWRLPDVAGEEDLLLTAILNLLGNALKYSSQAEVVELRANEQIIDGHRWVVVEVADTGSGIPLAEQEGVWDELSRGSRVRAVAGSGMGLSLVRAIVTRHGGSVQLFSQEGVGTSVRMVLPVLADAAPVTVPQMSEHMDRVVAGSHAVQPVQQADPRQAPGFLPPRQPNQDELDGRILGTPRRTSKRRLERVDGALINRTTGESVSGGLPPDSGQHSQFKPPRGGSGGGQNPQFGQPNSGPQQPYGSQPNPAAQPPHPGSAPNSPPQHPGPEAGYPKRRDRGDQR is encoded by the coding sequence ATGACGAACTTCCTCGTTGTTGAGATCCAGGTCTGGCTGTTTCTGCTCCTGATCGTTCTCGTGCTCGCCGGTCTCGCCGTCGGTGCATGGTTCGGCTGGAGGTATCTGAAGAAGCGGGAGGCGGCGCTGCGGGAGTCGATCGAGACCGCGGCCGCAGAGGATTCGATGACGAAGCGCAACCGCATGCTCATCCGCCTCGACCACGAGCTGAAGAACCCGCTCACGGCGCTGCGCACCTCGGCGGCGAGCATCCGCGAGGTCGTTCGAGACGGGGGGACGCTGTCCGAGGTGGAGCCGGCCGCCAAACAGGTCGACGTGTCGTCGCGGCGGGTGGCTCGTCTGCTCGCCGATCTGCGCAAACTCGCCGACGTCGAGACCCGCATCATCGAATACGCTCGCGTCGACCTCGATGCGCTCATCCATCAGGCCGTCGAGGACGCCTCGACCGCGCCGGGTGCCGAGGACCGGATGATCGTGGCCACCGTCGCCCGGGCGCCGTGGCGGCTGCCGGACGTCGCCGGTGAAGAGGATCTGCTGCTCACCGCGATCCTCAATCTGCTGGGCAATGCGCTCAAGTACTCGTCTCAGGCCGAGGTCGTCGAACTGCGGGCGAACGAACAGATCATCGACGGTCACCGTTGGGTCGTCGTCGAGGTCGCCGACACCGGAAGCGGCATCCCGCTCGCCGAGCAGGAAGGCGTCTGGGACGAACTCTCCCGCGGTTCGCGAGTGCGCGCCGTCGCCGGTTCGGGAATGGGGCTCTCGCTCGTGCGGGCGATCGTCACTCGCCACGGCGGCTCCGTGCAGCTGTTCAGCCAGGAGGGCGTCGGCACCTCGGTGCGTATGGTCCTGCCTGTCCTCGCCGATGCCGCACCGGTGACGGTGCCGCAGATGTCCGAGCACATGGACCGGGTGGTCGCCGGATCGCACGCGGTGCAGCCCGTGCAGCAGGCGGATCCGCGGCAGGCGCCCGGGTTCCTGCCGCCACGTCAGCCGAACCAGGATGAACTCGACGGACGGATCCTCGGCACGCCGAGGCGGACGTCGAAGCGTCGTCTCGAACGCGTCGACGGTGCCCTGATCAACCGCACCACGGGCGAGTCCGTCTCCGGTGGTCTGCCGCCTGACTCCGGGCAGCATTCGCAGTTCAAGCCGCCGCGCGGCGGCTCGGGCGGTGGGCAGAATCCTCAGTTCGGTCAACCGAATTCCGGCCCGCAGCAGCCCTACGGCAGCCAGCCGAATCCCGCTGCGCAGCCGCCTCACCCCGGCTCCGCACCGAACAGCCCACCTCAGCATCCCGGCCCGGAAGCGGGGTACCCGAAGCGGCGCGACCGAGGTGACCAGCGGTGA
- a CDS encoding SIS domain-containing protein, with amino-acid sequence MSELGRFMEAELRSQPEIWQRVLETSTAASALPQDGERIAVIGCGTSWFGAQVFASLREGLGKGETDAFTASEFPIGRRYDRILAISRSGTTSEVAAALDALAGSTPVTSLLGVADSPIGAASTHVVELDFADERSVVQTRFGTSAIMAMRSWLGQHAELEASIADARAVLDGIDEDFTSADETLIDEGLLAAEQYSFLGMGWTWGLANEAALKLRESAQAWTESYSSMEYRHGPIAIAAPGRVSWQFGPAPEGLAAQVEATGARFEQADRDPLADLVRLHAVALMRARRLGVDPDNPRSLTRSVVLEG; translated from the coding sequence ATGTCCGAGCTTGGCCGGTTCATGGAAGCGGAGCTGCGCAGTCAGCCCGAGATCTGGCAGCGCGTCCTCGAGACGTCGACGGCCGCCTCGGCGCTGCCGCAGGACGGGGAGCGGATCGCGGTCATCGGCTGCGGCACCTCGTGGTTCGGTGCGCAGGTCTTCGCGTCGCTGCGAGAGGGGCTCGGCAAGGGGGAGACGGATGCCTTCACGGCCAGCGAGTTCCCCATCGGGCGCCGCTATGATCGGATCCTCGCGATCTCTCGGTCGGGCACCACCAGCGAGGTGGCTGCCGCTCTTGATGCGCTCGCCGGATCGACGCCGGTGACCTCCCTGCTCGGTGTTGCGGACTCTCCGATCGGGGCGGCCTCGACGCATGTCGTCGAACTCGACTTCGCCGATGAGCGCTCCGTCGTCCAGACCCGCTTCGGCACCTCAGCGATCATGGCGATGCGGTCGTGGCTCGGCCAACACGCCGAACTCGAGGCGTCCATCGCCGATGCCCGGGCCGTGCTCGATGGAATAGACGAGGACTTCACGTCCGCCGATGAGACGCTCATCGACGAGGGACTGCTCGCCGCCGAGCAGTACAGCTTCCTCGGAATGGGGTGGACTTGGGGCCTGGCGAACGAGGCGGCGCTCAAGCTGCGCGAATCCGCTCAGGCCTGGACGGAGTCCTATTCGTCGATGGAGTATCGTCATGGACCGATTGCGATCGCGGCACCGGGGCGGGTGAGCTGGCAGTTCGGTCCGGCTCCGGAGGGACTCGCTGCACAGGTCGAGGCCACCGGGGCGCGCTTCGAACAGGCCGACCGGGATCCTCTGGCCGACCTCGTCCGTCTCCACGCGGTGGCGCTCATGCGGGCTCGCCGCCTCGGCGTCGACCCGGACAATCCTCGCTCGCTGACCCGGTCAGTCGTCCTCGAGGGATGA
- the mnhG gene encoding monovalent cation/H(+) antiporter subunit G — MVLDIVSGALILLGAILSLAAAVGLVRFGDLLSRMHASAKPQVLGLTLVCVAVAIQFPTWATVTTLAIIISFQLVTIPVATHMVGRAGYRTKHLRRSMLYRDELAEAVDRAEARELAWERQRGTGPDHHDD, encoded by the coding sequence ATGGTTCTTGACATCGTCTCGGGCGCGCTCATCCTCCTCGGCGCGATCCTGTCCTTGGCCGCCGCAGTCGGACTCGTCCGCTTCGGGGATCTCCTGTCCCGAATGCACGCGAGTGCGAAACCCCAGGTCCTGGGCCTGACCCTCGTGTGCGTGGCGGTCGCCATCCAGTTCCCGACGTGGGCGACGGTGACGACCCTGGCGATCATCATCTCCTTCCAGCTGGTGACGATCCCCGTCGCCACCCATATGGTCGGCCGCGCCGGATATCGCACCAAACACCTGCGTCGTTCTATGCTGTACCGAGACGAACTCGCCGAGGCGGTCGATCGTGCTGAGGCCCGAGAGCTTGCTTGGGAACGCCAGAGAGGAACCGGACCAGACCACCATGACGACTGA
- a CDS encoding Na+/H+ antiporter subunit E translates to MSPRRSTRLSRPADATRPRMSRGRGFVQQLVLLVSLVLLWLMLWDSVTVITVLSGIVVAFLVTRVFYLPPVVLSGRFNVWHALVFALWFIYSVLYASIEVAWYAFRPRAVGAGSVVACDLRTSSDLVLTLIADAASLIPGSIIIDSDRSMGILYLHFLDCDSEEKVRKAKAQVYHIEELLIRTLGSHRDLAALRSRPDPLGETAGGRA, encoded by the coding sequence ATGAGTCCGAGACGATCGACGCGCTTGAGCCGTCCCGCCGATGCGACCCGACCGCGGATGAGCCGCGGCAGGGGATTCGTGCAGCAGCTCGTGCTGCTCGTCTCCCTCGTCCTGCTGTGGCTGATGCTGTGGGATTCGGTCACTGTGATCACCGTGCTCTCGGGCATCGTGGTCGCCTTCCTCGTCACCCGCGTCTTCTACCTTCCGCCGGTGGTGCTCTCCGGCCGGTTCAACGTCTGGCATGCGCTGGTCTTCGCCCTGTGGTTCATCTACTCGGTGCTCTACGCCTCGATCGAGGTCGCATGGTACGCGTTCCGGCCCCGCGCCGTCGGTGCCGGTTCGGTCGTCGCGTGCGATCTGCGCACGAGCTCGGACCTCGTGCTCACGCTCATCGCCGACGCCGCCAGCCTCATCCCCGGTTCGATCATCATCGACAGCGACCGGTCGATGGGCATCCTCTACCTGCACTTCCTCGACTGCGATTCCGAGGAGAAGGTGCGCAAGGCCAAAGCGCAGGTCTATCACATCGAGGAGCTGCTCATCCGCACCCTCGGTTCACACCGGGACCTCGCCGCGCTGCGGTCCCGGCCGGATCCGCTGGGCGAGACTGCGGGAGGCCGCGCATGA
- a CDS encoding S9 family peptidase yields the protein MTTPDAVTRLLDARRLQGLLTNQNGRVIAKYSFLDSEGSSSLTHLADISGEQARRLTRGAQSIGPAALSDDGTIVFASKRKGEDGKDTESPSLWALPDTGEARKLADHEGGFSRIEIKGETLIVEFPVHTWAADESDHQEFSTERSEAKVSGILHTGFPVRRWDHDLGPGRQTLAVAKLDQAGADFPEVTDELSAPAGLDFRYLSLPSGRLVDWAVDDEARFVLVELEKPIPGQLEASEIWRVDLEGEPELHRLTKPAADHGFGIEAISPDGTKALVSRQQFWTPQANLAVDLMVLDLETAELEPVWPEADFWFAPIWVDDTTIVAAADDHGRGSVFIGRLDDAEPRRLVGGEGQKYAFSGLALRGDTVVATASAIDVAPLPVSIDLETGVISELANPATVLDEEGTLTEVEVRAEDGTPIRAWLVLPEGEGPHPLVVFAHGGPWGSWNAWTYRWNPGPFAAAGYAVLLPDPAISTGYGQAMIDRGQQQLGGTPFTDIMTLTEAAVQRADIDDERIALAGGSYGGYMANWVAGHTGSRFKCIVTHASLWNTTSMGRTTDNSSWDQAMREQAAEYSPHHYAGEIEVPMLVIHGDKDYRVPIGQGQELWLDLLTQAKTPLDADGDTQHRFLYYPDEGHWILGRGNAEVWYRTVLAFLDAHVLGIDANRVRTLG from the coding sequence ATGACGACCCCAGACGCTGTGACCAGACTCCTCGACGCCCGCCGCCTGCAAGGTCTCCTGACGAATCAGAACGGCCGCGTCATCGCCAAGTACTCATTCCTCGATTCCGAAGGCAGTTCGTCCCTCACCCACCTCGCCGACATCAGCGGCGAACAGGCCAGGCGCCTGACCCGCGGTGCCCAGTCGATCGGGCCGGCCGCGCTGAGCGACGACGGCACGATCGTCTTCGCCTCGAAACGCAAGGGCGAGGACGGCAAAGACACCGAGAGCCCGAGCCTCTGGGCACTTCCGGACACCGGCGAGGCACGCAAGCTCGCCGACCATGAGGGCGGATTCTCCCGCATCGAGATCAAGGGCGAAACCCTCATCGTCGAATTCCCGGTCCACACCTGGGCCGCTGACGAATCCGACCACCAGGAGTTCAGCACCGAACGCAGCGAGGCGAAGGTCAGCGGCATCCTCCACACCGGATTTCCCGTCCGCCGGTGGGACCACGACCTGGGACCGGGCAGACAGACGCTGGCCGTGGCGAAGCTCGACCAGGCAGGAGCCGACTTCCCCGAGGTCACCGACGAACTGAGTGCTCCGGCGGGCCTCGACTTCCGCTACCTGTCGCTGCCGAGCGGACGACTCGTCGACTGGGCCGTCGACGACGAAGCCCGATTCGTCCTCGTCGAGCTGGAGAAGCCGATCCCCGGTCAACTCGAAGCCAGCGAGATCTGGCGAGTCGATCTCGAGGGTGAACCCGAGCTGCACCGACTGACGAAACCGGCCGCCGATCACGGGTTCGGCATCGAGGCCATCAGCCCCGACGGCACGAAGGCGCTGGTCAGCCGCCAACAGTTCTGGACTCCGCAGGCCAATCTCGCCGTCGATCTCATGGTCCTCGACCTCGAGACCGCCGAGCTGGAACCGGTGTGGCCCGAGGCAGACTTCTGGTTCGCCCCGATCTGGGTCGACGATACGACGATCGTGGCCGCGGCCGACGATCACGGCCGCGGCAGCGTCTTCATCGGCAGACTCGACGATGCCGAGCCCAGGCGCCTCGTCGGGGGAGAGGGACAGAAGTATGCGTTCTCGGGGCTGGCACTGCGCGGGGACACGGTCGTGGCGACCGCCTCGGCGATCGATGTCGCACCCCTGCCGGTCTCGATCGACCTCGAAACCGGAGTGATCAGCGAGCTCGCGAACCCGGCGACTGTCCTCGATGAGGAAGGCACCCTCACCGAGGTGGAGGTCCGTGCCGAGGACGGGACACCGATCCGTGCGTGGCTGGTCCTGCCGGAGGGGGAGGGGCCGCATCCGCTCGTCGTCTTCGCCCACGGCGGACCGTGGGGGTCGTGGAACGCGTGGACCTACCGGTGGAACCCCGGGCCCTTCGCCGCCGCCGGCTATGCCGTGCTGCTGCCCGATCCGGCGATCTCGACCGGTTACGGCCAGGCGATGATCGATCGCGGTCAGCAGCAGCTGGGTGGGACCCCCTTCACCGACATCATGACGCTCACCGAGGCGGCCGTGCAGCGGGCAGACATCGACGATGAGCGCATCGCCCTGGCCGGTGGTTCGTACGGCGGATACATGGCCAACTGGGTCGCCGGGCACACGGGCAGCAGGTTCAAGTGCATCGTCACCCATGCGTCCCTGTGGAACACCACTTCGATGGGGCGGACCACGGACAACTCGTCCTGGGACCAGGCGATGCGGGAGCAGGCAGCGGAGTACTCCCCGCACCACTACGCCGGTGAGATCGAGGTCCCCATGCTCGTCATCCACGGCGACAAGGACTACCGGGTGCCGATCGGGCAGGGGCAGGAACTGTGGCTGGACCTGCTCACACAGGCGAAGACCCCGCTCGACGCCGACGGGGACACACAGCACCGGTTCCTCTACTACCCGGACGAGGGGCATTGGATCCTCGGTCGCGGCAATGCCGAGGTCTGGTACCGCACCGTCCTGGCCTTCCTCGATGCGCACGTGCTCGGGATCGACGCGAATCGAGTCCGCACTCTCGGCTGA
- a CDS encoding Na+/H+ antiporter subunit D produces MIDLLPFLIPLPVLLPLIGAGIALILSKHTKAQNVVSIAILVAVMVIATIVLFGVDAHGPQVVAIGGWEPPAGIVLVADRLSALMLIVSSLVTLCVLVYALSQDANDDSNETPISVFNPSYLVLCAGIANSFLAGDLFNLYVGFEMFLVASYVLLTLGATAERIRAGVTYVIISLVSSVIFLTAIGIIYAATGTVNMAQLSERISDLPADVQMILHVLLLLGFGIKAAIFPLSFWLPDSYPTAPAPVTAVFAGLLTKVGIYAIIRTETLLFADSSLRVPLLIAAGLTMLVGILGAIAQSEIKRIVSFTLVSHIGYMLFGVALGTSVGLSAAIYYTLHHIIVQTALFLAIGLVEMRGGSTSTRSLGGLMVLSPVLTILFFVPALNLSGIPPFSGFIGKVALFLAGFDEHAWLPTVLIVAGAVTSLLTLYVIGRTFNLAFWRDPADVEEPNADLVDEFADRKKTLLAGKKWKSQIGVPPAMVVATSVIVIASIVLTVAAEPLWGMAERAAENLQTPLDYVSNVLGDES; encoded by the coding sequence ATGATCGATCTCCTCCCCTTCCTCATCCCGCTGCCGGTTCTGCTGCCGCTCATCGGAGCGGGCATTGCGCTCATCCTCTCCAAGCACACGAAGGCGCAGAACGTCGTGTCGATCGCGATCCTCGTGGCGGTCATGGTCATCGCCACGATCGTGCTCTTCGGCGTCGACGCGCATGGGCCGCAGGTCGTGGCCATCGGCGGGTGGGAGCCGCCGGCGGGCATCGTGCTCGTGGCCGACAGGCTCTCGGCGCTGATGCTCATCGTGTCCTCGCTGGTGACCCTGTGCGTGCTCGTCTACGCCCTGAGTCAGGACGCGAACGACGATTCGAACGAGACCCCGATCTCCGTGTTCAACCCCAGCTATCTGGTGCTGTGTGCGGGCATCGCGAACTCCTTCCTCGCCGGTGACCTGTTCAACCTCTACGTGGGCTTCGAGATGTTCCTCGTCGCCTCGTATGTTCTGCTCACTCTCGGTGCGACGGCCGAGCGGATCCGGGCGGGCGTGACCTATGTGATCATCTCGCTCGTGTCCTCGGTCATCTTCCTCACCGCGATCGGCATCATCTACGCCGCGACCGGCACGGTGAACATGGCGCAGCTGTCCGAGCGGATCTCCGATCTTCCGGCCGATGTGCAGATGATCCTCCATGTGCTGCTGCTGCTCGGCTTCGGCATCAAGGCCGCGATCTTCCCGCTCTCGTTCTGGCTGCCTGACTCGTACCCGACGGCGCCGGCCCCGGTCACTGCGGTGTTCGCGGGACTGCTGACGAAGGTCGGCATCTACGCGATCATCCGGACGGAGACGCTGCTGTTCGCCGATTCGTCGCTGCGGGTGCCGCTGCTCATCGCGGCGGGACTGACGATGCTCGTGGGCATCCTCGGCGCGATCGCGCAGTCGGAGATCAAGAGGATCGTGTCCTTCACCCTCGTCTCCCACATCGGCTACATGCTCTTCGGCGTGGCTCTGGGCACGAGTGTGGGCCTGTCCGCGGCGATCTACTACACGCTCCACCACATCATCGTCCAGACCGCACTGTTCCTGGCCATCGGGCTCGTGGAGATGCGCGGCGGGTCCACCTCGACGAGGTCGTTGGGCGGACTCATGGTGCTCTCCCCGGTGCTGACGATCCTCTTCTTCGTTCCGGCGCTCAACCTCTCCGGCATTCCGCCGTTCTCCGGCTTCATCGGCAAGGTCGCGCTGTTCCTCGCCGGCTTCGACGAGCATGCGTGGCTGCCGACGGTCCTCATCGTCGCCGGTGCCGTGACGAGCCTGCTCACCCTCTACGTCATCGGCCGTACCTTCAACCTCGCGTTCTGGCGCGATCCCGCCGACGTCGAGGAACCCAATGCGGACCTCGTCGACGAGTTCGCCGATCGGAAGAAGACGCTGCTGGCGGGGAAGAAGTGGAAGTCTCAGATCGGCGTGCCCCCGGCCATGGTGGTGGCCACCTCGGTGATCGTCATCGCCTCGATCGTGCTCACGGTCGCGGCCGAACCCCTGTGGGGGATGGCCGAGCGGGCGGCGGAGAATCTGCAGACGCCGCTTGACTATGTCTCCAATGTGCTCGGAGATGAGAGCTGA
- a CDS encoding monovalent cation/H+ antiporter complex subunit F codes for MSQLVLDFLIVAGSVLLATSVVLALFRIVRGPSILDRMIGTDVVLASIMCGLGGYMALSDRTDLLPVLIVLAMLGFVGSVSVSRYVSKSDSMTPGAEAGALSDFSSTDWHMPREARDETSSGAGEVGAGEQGASAQGEDTAAEAGARSESPQQAGPITDEVTVIEDPTYDTHADAGGEGEGTGPDAGPDDAEHMSQGSTDTGKTSGEGKNNGS; via the coding sequence ATGAGTCAGCTCGTCCTCGACTTCCTCATCGTCGCCGGTTCGGTGCTGCTGGCCACCTCGGTGGTCCTCGCGCTCTTCCGCATCGTCCGCGGGCCTTCGATCCTCGACCGCATGATCGGCACCGACGTGGTGTTGGCCTCGATCATGTGCGGCCTCGGCGGGTACATGGCGCTGTCGGATCGCACTGATCTGCTGCCGGTGCTCATCGTGCTCGCGATGCTCGGCTTCGTCGGGTCCGTGAGCGTGTCCCGGTACGTCTCGAAGTCCGATTCGATGACCCCCGGCGCCGAGGCGGGGGCGCTGTCCGATTTCTCCAGCACCGACTGGCACATGCCGCGGGAGGCCCGCGATGAGACATCGTCGGGTGCCGGTGAGGTAGGTGCTGGTGAGCAGGGTGCGTCGGCGCAGGGTGAGGACACGGCCGCCGAGGCGGGGGCGCGCTCCGAGTCGCCCCAGCAGGCCGGCCCGATCACCGATGAGGTCACCGTGATCGAGGACCCGACCTACGACACCCACGCCGATGCCGGCGGGGAGGGTGAGGGCACGGGTCCCGACGCCGGACCCGATGACGCCGAGCACATGAGCCAGGGCTCGACGGACACTGGCAAGACCTCCGGGGAAGGGAAGAACAATGGTTCTTGA